In a single window of the Verrucomicrobiales bacterium genome:
- a CDS encoding spondin domain-containing protein, whose protein sequence is MKKHSHAWASALLGLSAMSSQAATTTVRVTVENIAPANSVSFAPFRLGFGNGTFDAFNSGFAATPAIVSIAEGGSGNVWIPEFLAAEPNAVIGAVGGPETPGSVFSADFEVDGAINRYFTYAAMVVPSNDLFIGNDNPVGTQLFDEMGAFTSRTFTLQAGAIWDAGSEQAIAANAAFLVGSVNGDRVDENSTVSFEFSELAAYNGLTTAAGYVFDSSSLNANTDILRVTITSVPEPSSAVIALAGLGGLIPLLRRRRH, encoded by the coding sequence GTTAGGGTTACCGTTGAAAACATTGCCCCCGCCAACAGTGTCTCGTTTGCGCCGTTCCGACTTGGTTTCGGCAACGGAACGTTCGACGCTTTCAACTCCGGTTTTGCAGCAACGCCTGCGATCGTCTCGATTGCAGAAGGGGGAAGTGGCAACGTCTGGATCCCTGAGTTTCTAGCGGCCGAGCCCAACGCCGTCATTGGCGCGGTGGGAGGTCCTGAGACTCCAGGCAGCGTCTTCTCGGCTGACTTCGAAGTCGATGGTGCTATCAATCGCTACTTCACGTATGCCGCAATGGTGGTCCCGAGTAACGATCTGTTCATTGGCAATGACAATCCTGTGGGAACTCAACTCTTCGACGAAATGGGCGCGTTTACTTCACGAACCTTCACTCTTCAAGCCGGGGCGATTTGGGACGCCGGGTCCGAGCAGGCCATCGCCGCCAATGCCGCCTTCCTGGTGGGTTCAGTGAATGGTGACCGCGTTGACGAAAACAGCACGGTCTCGTTCGAGTTCTCAGAGTTGGCGGCCTACAACGGGCTCACCACGGCCGCGGGATACGTCTTTGATTCTTCGTCGCTCAATGCCAACACGGATATACTGCGGGTTACCATAACCTCCGTTCCGGAGCCTTCCTCGGCTGTCATCGCTTTGGCTGGCCTGGGCGGCCTGATCCCACTATTGCGTCGTCGCCGTCACTAG
- a CDS encoding PQQ-binding-like beta-propeller repeat protein: MFVINVGSLTRVPGLIGIAYHRGRRVIQPSGGMTLPRSITTRPVRSPFQTLVLWCTCILVGVGASASLQAEDWPQRRGIGNNGISLETGWTHDWPAEGPKVLWKGSVGIGFSGVVVGNGRAFTAGNSNGVDTIWGLDASTGQSLWSFSYTEALAPKMYEGGPNSTPTLDGNTLLVASKTGKLFRINASTGVVLWTNDLQVTVGPVLSDWGIACSPFVLAGRVYLNLGPSLVALDAESGKMFWRTEPEVKGKFSFTTPALLLQKETPYLLVHMHKALHTVNAATGKELRVHPFGRGYETHSSDPVIWDGSVFISSGDDGGELLDFTPEGPSRRWKNKNLSTFTGTAVVRDGMAYGVDSGGYRKGEQKLRCVDLATGKIRWSLDGFGQDSWILAGDRLLLLRDSGEIQVIRVTPESGKIVARAQVLGGKCWTQPSLANGLLYCRNARGSIVCLDLRASSDKVP; encoded by the coding sequence ATGTTCGTCATAAACGTCGGTTCCTTAACTCGAGTCCCCGGCTTGATCGGAATCGCCTACCACCGAGGCCGGCGAGTGATCCAACCGTCCGGAGGTATGACTTTGCCTCGTTCGATCACGACTCGCCCGGTCCGGTCACCCTTTCAGACCCTGGTACTTTGGTGCACATGCATCCTTGTAGGCGTTGGGGCCTCGGCTTCCTTGCAGGCGGAGGATTGGCCGCAGCGACGTGGGATCGGGAACAACGGCATCTCGCTCGAAACGGGCTGGACTCATGATTGGCCTGCGGAAGGGCCTAAGGTCTTGTGGAAGGGAAGTGTCGGTATAGGGTTTTCTGGGGTGGTGGTTGGGAATGGCCGGGCCTTCACTGCCGGGAACTCGAATGGTGTAGACACCATTTGGGGACTGGATGCTTCGACCGGGCAAAGCCTGTGGAGTTTCAGCTATACAGAGGCTCTGGCCCCCAAAATGTATGAGGGAGGGCCCAACAGCACTCCCACCCTTGACGGCAATACTCTTTTGGTTGCGAGTAAAACGGGGAAGCTCTTTCGGATAAATGCGTCCACCGGCGTGGTTCTGTGGACGAACGACCTGCAAGTCACTGTCGGTCCGGTTCTCAGCGACTGGGGCATCGCCTGCTCTCCATTCGTTCTGGCGGGCAGGGTCTATCTCAACCTGGGTCCATCTCTAGTGGCGTTGGATGCAGAGTCGGGCAAAATGTTCTGGCGCACGGAGCCGGAGGTTAAGGGCAAGTTCAGTTTTACCACCCCCGCTTTGTTGCTGCAGAAAGAAACGCCCTACCTCCTGGTGCATATGCACAAGGCGCTTCATACCGTGAACGCGGCGACCGGTAAGGAGCTCCGGGTTCATCCTTTTGGACGTGGATACGAAACGCACTCATCCGATCCGGTCATCTGGGATGGTAGCGTATTCATCAGTTCAGGAGACGATGGTGGTGAACTTCTCGATTTCACCCCAGAGGGACCCTCGCGACGTTGGAAAAATAAGAATCTTTCGACCTTCACCGGAACGGCCGTGGTGCGAGATGGAATGGCGTATGGGGTTGACTCGGGAGGCTATCGCAAAGGGGAGCAGAAGCTCCGGTGTGTAGACCTGGCCACAGGGAAGATCCGTTGGTCGCTGGACGGCTTCGGTCAGGATAGTTGGATTCTCGCCGGTGACAGGCTGCTCTTGCTGCGGGACTCCGGTGAAATTCAAGTGATCCGGGTAACCCCTGAAAGTGGGAAGATCGTGGCTCGGGCTCAGGTTCTAGGAGGCAAATGCTGGACGCAGCCCTCGTTAGCAAACGGTCTGCTCTACTGCAGGAACGCCCGAGGCTCGATCGTGTGCCTGGATCTCCGCGCTTCCTCGGACAAAGTCCCCTGA